From Candidatus Neomarinimicrobiota bacterium, one genomic window encodes:
- a CDS encoding PorV/PorQ family protein yields MRRFLIIFILLFSTQFVGAQGNLFPSLGGQRAGTSSFSFLKIGIGARAHGMAGAYTAIANDASSLFWNPAGAAQVEESINIIVDQSQWIADFQLSSFAGVWKFGRVHHLGLSALALYAPPTEITTEFKPGGTGEYFNYGDMLLGFTYALRMTDRFSFGLTAKLAEEQLADLTMRSMLVDLGTYYRTGYKDLRFAVSLLNFGSPAGPDGSYADSDTTEADYESFAPPTIFRLGVAHEWLQSPHQEFTSSIQLNHPVDNAESISLGFEYGFHDMLFLRSGYHFGDEVYSWTVGLGIEWSGFSFGYSYADMSDLKRSEHISLGWSF; encoded by the coding sequence ATGCGACGTTTCCTCATCATATTCATCCTTTTATTCTCAACCCAGTTCGTGGGTGCTCAGGGGAATCTGTTCCCCAGCCTGGGTGGTCAACGAGCCGGAACTTCTTCATTTTCATTTCTCAAGATCGGAATTGGTGCCAGGGCTCATGGAATGGCTGGCGCTTATACGGCCATTGCCAACGATGCCTCCAGTCTCTTCTGGAACCCTGCCGGGGCAGCCCAGGTGGAGGAGAGCATCAACATTATAGTAGATCAGAGTCAGTGGATAGCCGATTTTCAGTTGAGCAGTTTTGCCGGGGTCTGGAAGTTTGGTCGAGTTCACCATCTGGGATTGAGTGCTCTGGCCCTGTACGCTCCGCCAACTGAGATTACTACTGAATTTAAACCAGGCGGAACCGGCGAATATTTCAATTATGGTGATATGCTCCTGGGATTTACCTATGCCTTAAGGATGACTGACCGCTTTTCTTTTGGCCTCACCGCTAAACTGGCCGAAGAACAACTGGCTGATCTAACCATGCGTAGTATGCTGGTGGATCTGGGAACCTATTATCGAACAGGTTACAAAGACCTTCGCTTTGCAGTATCCCTGCTGAATTTTGGATCACCTGCTGGTCCAGATGGAAGCTATGCTGACTCGGATACCACTGAAGCAGATTATGAATCTTTTGCACCCCCAACCATTTTCCGTCTTGGTGTGGCTCACGAGTGGCTCCAGTCACCCCATCAGGAGTTTACCAGTTCCATCCAGCTTAACCACCCCGTTGATAATGCAGAAAGTATCTCACTCGGTTTTGAATATGGATTCCATGATATGCTCTTCTTGAGAAGCGGGTATCATTTTGGCGATGAAGTGTATTCCTGGACGGTGGGGTTGGGCATTGAGTGGTCGGGATTCAGTTTTGGCTATTCATATGCAGATATGTCTGATTTGAAACGATCTGAGCATATCAGTTTGGGATGGTCCTTCTAA
- a CDS encoding sulfite exporter TauE/SafE family protein, with amino-acid sequence METVNIISVISIAFMGSFGHCIGMCGGIVIAYSTAGLEKDRSKTAQAISHLLYSLGRVTTYTVLGAVFGILGGVVVFNNTANGILWIVAGIAMVVAGLSLLGKLHVLKLFETSFASSAWYQTTFKSLLKSESLMGFYLLGMLNGLLPCGFVYFFAITAASTASPVYGALVMFIFGLSTIPALFSLGFFVGLFKQLKFRHIMTQLAALSVIIYGLYTLYNGYRYLVEPARTILECH; translated from the coding sequence ATGGAAACGGTCAATATCATATCTGTCATATCAATTGCCTTTATGGGATCTTTTGGTCATTGCATCGGGATGTGTGGCGGCATCGTCATCGCCTATTCAACTGCTGGTCTGGAAAAAGATCGTAGCAAAACGGCTCAAGCCATTTCTCATCTGCTTTACTCCCTGGGTAGAGTCACGACCTATACGGTTCTGGGTGCTGTGTTTGGAATTCTTGGCGGTGTGGTTGTCTTCAATAACACAGCCAATGGAATTCTATGGATTGTGGCCGGAATAGCCATGGTTGTAGCTGGTCTTTCACTCCTGGGGAAACTGCATGTCCTCAAACTTTTTGAAACCTCGTTTGCCAGCTCAGCCTGGTATCAAACCACCTTTAAGAGCCTCTTGAAGAGCGAATCGCTCATGGGGTTTTACTTGCTGGGAATGCTTAATGGTCTTCTGCCCTGTGGGTTTGTGTATTTTTTTGCCATCACGGCGGCGAGCACGGCCAGCCCGGTTTATGGTGCGCTGGTGATGTTCATCTTTGGATTAAGCACCATTCCCGCCCTTTTTAGTCTGGGCTTTTTTGTCGGTCTATTTAAGCAACTCAAATTCCGGCATATCATGACCCAGTTGGCGGCCCTTTCCGTAATCATCTACGGTCTCTATACGCTGTATAATGGGTATCGGTATCTTGTAGAGCCTGCCCGCACTATTCTGGAGTGCCATTAA
- a CDS encoding TonB-dependent receptor, whose amino-acid sequence YDYFNITTDYGSFYIQDRITFDGMIANLGIRYDYWFPGQYLEDAVADSSVLTITDAARAKFYAETFVFNGSRAKGHLSPRLGISHPVTDSDVLYFNYGHFSQLPTFNYVYAKLRSSAEATYQLFGNPNLSPKTTVAYEIGIKHKFDANQVLEIKAFYKDMFDYETSQRVTLFNPRYGHLSYLIYINMDYARSRGIEMKFKRRFAKFFSADANLSYSFTTGKSSTPLDNLLVEAGRLDEKPLGENYLRWDQPFSLFTNLHFNVGPEDKLHLFGLRLPRDWGVSARIEYQAGRRYTGMENITIREEDGKFYYEGQSKSDTPYSETADPFTTVDLKLNKYFMVSGLEWKAYCTIENLLNVKRPQSINPFTGKGYDPGEIYSYGFINSPDPNYNPGRYSIPRTVEMGLSVRF is encoded by the coding sequence ACTATGATTATTTCAATATTACCACGGACTATGGATCATTTTACATCCAGGATCGCATTACCTTTGATGGAATGATCGCCAATCTGGGTATTCGCTATGACTACTGGTTTCCCGGGCAATATCTGGAAGACGCCGTGGCCGATAGCTCTGTGCTGACTATTACCGATGCTGCTCGGGCCAAATTCTATGCTGAAACTTTTGTGTTTAACGGTAGCAGGGCCAAAGGACATTTAAGTCCGCGTCTGGGAATTTCTCATCCTGTTACTGACTCCGATGTCCTGTATTTCAACTATGGTCATTTCTCACAATTGCCCACATTCAATTATGTCTATGCAAAATTGCGCTCATCAGCCGAGGCAACTTACCAACTTTTTGGCAATCCAAACCTGTCTCCCAAGACGACTGTAGCCTATGAAATTGGTATTAAGCATAAATTTGATGCCAACCAGGTATTAGAGATCAAGGCATTTTACAAGGATATGTTTGACTACGAAACCAGTCAGCGTGTGACCCTTTTTAATCCTCGCTACGGGCATCTCTCCTATCTCATCTATATCAATATGGATTATGCCCGCTCTCGAGGCATAGAAATGAAATTCAAGCGACGCTTTGCAAAATTTTTCTCAGCTGATGCCAATTTGAGTTACAGTTTTACTACAGGCAAAAGCTCTACGCCCCTGGATAACCTCCTTGTGGAAGCAGGTCGTCTTGATGAAAAACCTCTGGGTGAGAATTATTTGCGGTGGGATCAACCTTTCAGTCTCTTTACCAATCTGCACTTCAACGTTGGCCCAGAGGATAAACTCCACCTGTTTGGTCTGAGACTTCCCCGGGACTGGGGGGTTTCAGCCCGCATCGAGTATCAGGCGGGACGTCGATATACGGGGATGGAGAACATCACCATTCGGGAAGAAGATGGTAAGTTTTATTATGAGGGTCAGTCTAAAAGTGATACGCCCTATTCCGAAACCGCCGATCCCTTTACAACAGTTGACCTCAAACTGAATAAATATTTTATGGTGAGTGGTCTGGAATGGAAGGCCTACTGTACCATCGAAAACCTTTTGAATGTAAAACGTCCCCAGAGTATTAACCCTTTTACAGGGAAGGGCTATGATCCTGGAGAGATTTATTCCTATGGTTTCATCAACAGCCCCGATCCCAATTATAATCCAGGTCGTTATTCCATCCCCCGCACAGTCGAAATGGGACTGAGTGTGAGATTCTGA